In Panicum virgatum strain AP13 chromosome 5K, P.virgatum_v5, whole genome shotgun sequence, the genomic window AGTATGTGCTTTGTCGGATATTCATCAAAAAGCAGGCAACAGTTTCAACATTTTCACAGCCAGAACAGCAGGGCCATTATATTGATGATTTTTTAAGTTCTGGACAATTGGACGCCTATGGAACAAGGGAACTAGACAATTGGACTTCTATGGAACTAGGGAACTTGGCTACAGAGAATGATGCTGTGCGGCCTGCCAGTGACCAACAAGAGAGACCAAGTCCTATTGAAGACGGGTGGGTGCCATACTTGTCAACACAAATGGACCACATAGATAATTATTTATTGCAGAGCTGCGGTGTGCTTTTGGAAGAAACATGTGCTAGTATTGTCATGAAAAAAGACGACGATGCACCAGATCAGTCTAAAAGCTCTGGTTCTTCCACTTTGCTTGCTAGTGCGAAAGGCCATTTTAATCTGACTGATGACTTGCAGGAAGAGGCTACAGATCAGTGGAATTTTACAAACAATTCACCATTGGACTTCTTGAAATATCGTCATCCATGCTTGTATGCTTCTAGCGAGAACATTTTTGGTAGAGAGGAGGTATATGAGAAGGTGATTCAGATACTGCTGCAACCAGTTGATTCATCCGAACCTAGCAATGAATATAGATATAGTAGTTTAAGTCCTGTTTGTAGTAAGAGAGCAAGGAAACAAGATATGGGCGTGTTGTCTATCATTGGGGAAGCAGGGTTTGGGAAAACACATCTGACTAAGTTTATCTACAATGATCCAAGAGTTGATAACTATTTCCATTTGAAAATGTGGATCCATATGTCAGACTTTGATGTTACTTTATTGATTGAAGAGATAGTGAAATGTGTCACTGGGTGTAACCAGTCATTCTTGAACCAAAATGCTCTTCAAGAAATTCTGAAGGAGAATATCATGTCGCGCAGATTTCTAGTCGTACTTGACGGCATGTGGCCTGAGGCCGAGGATATTTTAGATTGGTCTGAATGGCAGAAATTTTGCACGCAACTAAAATTCGGAATGGAAGGGAGCAAACTCTTGGTGACTACTAGATCCCAGAAGGTAGGGGAATTAGTAGCTACAATGGGTGCAATTCTGTTGAATGGTCTACCGGATGATTCATATTGGTCATTTTTTGATTCACGTGCTTTGGCTCTTGAGTGTGCAAATGAAGATAATGTTTTGGAGAAGGTTAAAGGGATTGCTGTGAAGTTAAAAGGATCCCTACTTGCAGCTGAAGTTCTAGGAGGCCTTCTAAGGTCCTATGCAGTGCAGTACAATACTATGGTGGATCGTATTCTGCAGTCACTGCAGGAAGAAAACGTCACATTGGCAGCCCTTCAGTTTGGTTACCATTGTATTCCCTCGCATCTGAAAGTGTGTTTGTTGCTTTGCTCTCTCTTTCCCAAATCTTACCATTTTGATAAAGACCTTTTGGTTGATATCTTTACAGTGGTGGCTAACTGTGTTTCACCTGTGGGGAATCCTGACAAGGAAGATCTTGGGGCAGATTATTTTGTTGATTTGATGGCAAGCTGTTTTCTACAGAAAGCTCCACTCTTGCTAGATCACTTTGTcatccatgatcttttgcatgaTATGCTACGATCAGCTTCATCAGAAGAAAATGTCCGAATAACAAATGGAAAATCTGAGATCCTAAAAACTGTCCATCATTTGTCGGTGTGGGCCGATGATCTGGAATTGAGAAACTTAATGGAACTGGGAAACCAAAAACAATTGGTTTCCCTTTTAGTACTGAAGAAACTAAAAGTTAAATTAGATACTATTATTCATTTTTGGTGCAATCATCTTACTAAGCTTCATTGGTTGAATCTAAGCGGTTGCGTCATAACAGTGCTGCCAGAAAACATTGGTAACCTCAAGTTTCTTCGATTCCTTGATGTGTCTTACACTAGAATTGTGAGTTTGCCTGATGGATTGTGTTATCTTCACAATCTAATGATTCTTAGAGTCTTGGACTGTCCTCTGGAAGCATTTCCCCCAAGGTTCAATAATCTTATCAACCTGCGGAAACTGTACGCAAGAAGTGCAATGTTCTCGAAGATATTCAAGATCGGGAATTTAACTTCTTTAAGGGATCTGCCACTATTTGTAGTCAGCGCAATGCCTGGATACAGGATTGAAGAACTGGAAGGGCTAAAGCACCTGCATGGAAGCTTACACGTTAGAAGTCTTGAGAATATTAAAGACAcgggtgaagcaactagagctAAACTGAGTGACAAGCAGTACATTGATAAGCTAGTTCTAGAATGGTCTTCAAGAAGAGTGGCCAGTTCGTGCCGCAGAGACTTCGGCCTTGATGAGGAGGTGCTCGAGGCGCTACAGCCACATCCCAATCTTAAGCTATTGCAACTTACACATTACTTTGGCAGTACCATACCTACCTGGTTAACCACAGATAAGTTACTTTTCCTACGTGGAGTTTGGCTTGAAAATTGCTGTAATCTCCTGGATATACCTAGTCTTCCTTCATCTATTACTGAACTGAAACTTATCAATGTGGGACTGCACTCTCTTCCTTTGTTATGggaagaaagtgaagaacttaCAGATTTTGACAGAATCAAAACTACGAGTAGCATAAAGAGCACATTGTTGTCCAGGGTGCACATAGAATGCTGTCCAAATTTAAGTAATATTGACGATTGGCTTCTTCCGCATCACCTACCAGCTCTCAGGTCCATACAAGTCAGTGGCTGCTATGATCTATCATCAGTTCCTGTAGAGAGATTCAGTGGATTCACACATCTTGAGAAGCTGGAGATATTTGATTGCCCGAACCTCGTCGCATGTTGTCAGATGAGCCTACCTTCCTCTATCAAACAGCTTTCTATTGGTCGGTGTGGCGATCTGGATAGATCATTTCCGAACTGCCTCTCAAATGTTACCTCCTTGAC contains:
- the LOC120706856 gene encoding putative disease resistance protein RGA3, with amino-acid sequence MVIGMKKTFCHYTGKAPKGTRNKDWIMHEYRVEGRQWEDLFKVRGEYVLCRIFIKKQATVSTFSQPEQQGHYIDDFLSSGQLDAYGTRELDNWTSMELGNLATENDAVRPASDQQERPSPIEDGWVPYLSTQMDHIDNYLLQSCGVLLEETCASIVMKKDDDAPDQSKSSGSSTLLASAKGHFNLTDDLQEEATDQWNFTNNSPLDFLKYRHPCLYASSENIFGREEVYEKVIQILLQPVDSSEPSNEYRYSSLSPVCSKRARKQDMGVLSIIGEAGFGKTHLTKFIYNDPRVDNYFHLKMWIHMSDFDVTLLIEEIVKCVTGCNQSFLNQNALQEILKENIMSRRFLVVLDGMWPEAEDILDWSEWQKFCTQLKFGMEGSKLLVTTRSQKVGELVATMGAILLNGLPDDSYWSFFDSRALALECANEDNVLEKVKGIAVKLKGSLLAAEVLGGLLRSYAVQYNTMVDRILQSLQEENVTLAALQFGYHCIPSHLKVCLLLCSLFPKSYHFDKDLLVDIFTVVANCVSPVGNPDKEDLGADYFVDLMASCFLQKAPLLLDHFVIHDLLHDMLRSASSEENVRITNGKSEILKTVHHLSVWADDLELRNLMELGNQKQLVSLLVLKKLKVKLDTIIHFWCNHLTKLHWLNLSGCVITVLPENIGNLKFLRFLDVSYTRIVSLPDGLCYLHNLMILRVLDCPLEAFPPRFNNLINLRKLYARSAMFSKIFKIGNLTSLRDLPLFVVSAMPGYRIEELEGLKHLHGSLHVRSLENIKDTGEATRAKLSDKQYIDKLVLEWSSRRVASSCRRDFGLDEEVLEALQPHPNLKLLQLTHYFGSTIPTWLTTDKLLFLRGVWLENCCNLLDIPSLPSSITELKLINVGLHSLPLLWEESEELTDFDRIKTTSSIKSTLLSRVHIECCPNLSNIDDWLLPHHLPALRSIQVSGCYDLSSVPVERFSGFTHLEKLEIFDCPNLVACCQMSLPSSIKQLSIGRCGDLDRSFPNCLSNVTSLTSLSMKNCPRITSLPWKRFQGYNSLEKLEIVDCPNITDSEKFVLPTSVRCLILNSCGDFVKSLPGCLENLTSLTTLEIRNCPHITELPFQILQHLTALRYFTLENCDELRLLELPCFLYLKSFSILNCSKLNDPEMIVSEDDEEQTNFPALESLLVDKTSVIQLPCLWKRSRSILKLEINGSSEEQIFTGDRKEWFRSLSSLQELCIHNCINLQSLPEVLSSTPSLRMLRIYGCPKLTYLSEDSLPRSLRSLAFSNCNPVLMAQLADVKSRMKYRDYSDN